Proteins encoded by one window of Gammaproteobacteria bacterium:
- the glgP gene encoding alpha-glucan family phosphorylase, whose product MSTFFQTGSLPEPLAGLATLALDLRWSWNHAADRLWRGLDARLWERESNPWMLLQSVSQERLETLARDQDFVTQLSQLLAERERYLQEPAWYAAAQGTDGPAGIAYFSLEFGISEALPLYAGGLGVLAGDYLKSASDLGLPVVGIGLLYREGYFRQLIDPQGRQQESYPGNDPWQLPLRPVAEADGSPLTIELPLPGRTVRLRVWQVEVGRVRLYLLDSNDPFNAPQDRGITAKLYSGGQEPRLQQEYVLGVGGSKLLEVLGIEPEIYHLNEGHSAFAVLERSVILAQKHGLDFREAWWVARAGNVFTTHTAVDAAFDRFAPELVRKYARAYTQFSDLALHELLGLGRADPDDDAEPCNMAYLALRGCAHTNAVSRQHGDVSRALFARLFPRWPLDEVPIGHVTNGVHVPSWDSRESDALWTQSCGKARWKGDAADLHEPLCELSASRLWEFAGARRASLVRHVRQVLGAQRGLRGDTQQHIAEAAEVLDPNALTLGFARRFTAYKRPNLLLREPERLQRLLLDATRPVQLVVAGKAHPDDTEGKHLIEQWQQFTHRSGVRDRVVFLADYDLGIAAQLVQGVDLWINTPSRPYEACGTSGMKVLVNGGLNLSVLDGWWAEAYTPEVGWAIDGDGDALDAETLYRLLENEVVPAFYERDADGIPQAWVARMRASLSQLTPAYSSNRMLRDYVEQLYRPAATAYRRRLADGAVLAHELQAWSEALQRHWDHVHFGEVEARREGEDWLFHVPVYLGDLSPDSVRVELCALPGVCLAMQRESAITGAAHGYIYSVRVDAERPQDDYTARVRPWHAEAVLPSECGLIAWQR is encoded by the coding sequence ATGTCGACTTTCTTTCAGACCGGCTCGCTGCCGGAGCCGCTTGCGGGGCTGGCCACCCTGGCGCTCGATCTGCGTTGGTCCTGGAACCATGCGGCGGACCGCTTGTGGCGGGGTCTCGATGCCAGGCTGTGGGAACGCGAAAGCAATCCCTGGATGTTGCTGCAAAGCGTGTCTCAGGAGAGGCTCGAGACCCTCGCCAGGGATCAGGATTTCGTGACGCAGCTGTCGCAACTGCTGGCGGAACGCGAGCGCTATCTGCAGGAGCCCGCCTGGTATGCGGCGGCGCAGGGTACGGACGGCCCCGCTGGCATCGCCTACTTCAGCCTGGAATTCGGGATCAGCGAAGCCTTGCCGCTGTATGCCGGTGGGCTCGGCGTGCTGGCCGGCGACTATCTCAAGAGCGCCAGCGATCTGGGCTTGCCGGTGGTCGGTATCGGTTTGTTGTATCGCGAAGGTTATTTCCGCCAGTTGATCGACCCGCAGGGCCGCCAGCAGGAATCCTATCCCGGCAACGATCCCTGGCAGCTGCCCTTGCGGCCTGTGGCCGAGGCGGACGGTTCACCGCTGACGATCGAATTGCCGCTGCCGGGCCGTACCGTGCGGCTGCGCGTGTGGCAGGTGGAGGTGGGGCGCGTGCGCCTGTACCTGCTGGACAGCAACGATCCGTTCAACGCGCCGCAGGATCGCGGCATCACCGCCAAGCTGTATTCGGGCGGACAGGAGCCGCGCCTGCAACAGGAGTACGTGCTCGGCGTCGGCGGTAGCAAGCTGCTCGAAGTGCTCGGCATCGAACCCGAGATCTATCATCTCAATGAAGGTCATTCCGCGTTCGCGGTACTCGAACGCAGCGTGATTCTGGCGCAGAAGCACGGGCTCGATTTTCGCGAGGCCTGGTGGGTGGCGCGTGCCGGCAATGTGTTCACCACGCATACCGCAGTCGATGCCGCGTTCGACCGCTTCGCCCCGGAGCTGGTGCGCAAATACGCGCGTGCCTACACCCAGTTCTCGGACTTGGCGCTGCACGAACTGCTGGGGCTCGGCCGTGCCGATCCGGATGACGATGCGGAGCCGTGCAACATGGCCTATCTGGCACTGCGCGGCTGCGCGCATACCAATGCCGTGAGCCGTCAGCATGGCGATGTCAGCCGCGCGCTGTTCGCGCGGCTGTTCCCGCGCTGGCCGCTGGACGAGGTGCCGATCGGCCATGTCACCAACGGCGTGCATGTGCCGAGCTGGGATTCGCGCGAGTCCGACGCGCTGTGGACCCAGTCCTGCGGCAAGGCGCGCTGGAAGGGTGATGCCGCGGACCTGCACGAGCCGCTTTGCGAATTGTCCGCTTCGCGACTATGGGAGTTTGCCGGCGCGCGTCGCGCCAGTCTGGTGCGTCATGTGCGGCAGGTTCTGGGTGCGCAGCGCGGCCTGCGCGGCGATACGCAGCAGCACATCGCCGAAGCGGCCGAGGTGCTGGACCCGAATGCGCTGACACTCGGTTTTGCGCGGCGTTTCACGGCCTACAAGCGACCCAATCTGCTGCTGCGTGAACCCGAACGCCTGCAGCGCCTGCTGCTCGACGCGACCCGGCCGGTGCAGCTGGTCGTGGCCGGCAAGGCGCATCCCGACGATACCGAAGGCAAGCACTTGATCGAGCAGTGGCAGCAGTTCACGCACCGGTCGGGCGTTCGTGACCGCGTGGTGTTCCTCGCCGACTACGATCTCGGCATCGCTGCGCAACTGGTGCAGGGCGTGGACCTGTGGATCAACACGCCGTCACGGCCCTACGAGGCCTGCGGCACCAGCGGCATGAAGGTGCTGGTCAACGGCGGGCTCAATCTGTCGGTGCTCGACGGTTGGTGGGCCGAGGCCTACACGCCCGAGGTGGGCTGGGCGATCGATGGCGATGGCGATGCACTCGATGCCGAAACGCTCTATCGCCTGCTTGAGAATGAAGTCGTGCCGGCGTTCTACGAACGCGACGCGGACGGGATTCCGCAGGCTTGGGTTGCACGTATGCGCGCCAGCCTGTCGCAGCTGACGCCGGCCTACAGCAGCAATCGCATGCTCCGGGATTATGTCGAACAGCTTTACCGCCCGGCCGCCACCGCATATCGGCGGCGGCTGGCCGATGGCGCAGTGCTCGCACACGAGTTGCAAGCCTGGTCCGAGGCCTTGCAGCGGCATTGGGACCATGTGCATTTCGGCGAGGTCGAAGCCCGGCGCGAAGGCGAGGACTGGCTGTTCCATGTGCCGGTCTATCTGGGCGATCTGTCGCCCGATTCGGTCAGGGTCGAGTTGTGCGCCTTGCCCGGCGTATGCCTGGCGATGCAGCGCGAAAGCGCGATCACCGGCGCTGCGCATGGCTACATCTACAGCGTGCGTGTCGACGCCGAGCGCCCGCAGGACGACTACACGGCGCGCGTGCGGCCCTGGCATGCCGAGGCCGTGCTGCCGAGTGAATGTGGTCTGATCGCCTGGCAGCGCTGA
- a CDS encoding nitroreductase family protein — protein sequence MKLMESLSSRRAVRDFLPEPVDRELLLELVKAASNAPSYLNQQPWSFSLTSEPATVSDLSRRAKQHLLGSLRRRSPFFGQREELKSPGHELFYGAPALIVVCATQRGALADAGCTMAAYSIMLAAHSMGLGSCWVSAALPWLESSDGRKALGIPPDYRPIAPIILGGPAGAPLSPGRFEPRVHWIPQAAAPA from the coding sequence ATGAAACTGATGGAATCCCTGTCCAGCCGGCGCGCGGTGCGCGACTTTCTGCCCGAACCGGTCGATCGCGAGCTTCTGTTGGAACTGGTCAAGGCGGCGAGCAACGCGCCCAGCTACCTCAATCAGCAACCCTGGTCATTCAGCCTGACGTCCGAGCCTGCGACGGTGAGCGACCTGTCGCGCCGTGCCAAGCAGCACCTGCTGGGTTCCTTGCGCCGCCGCTCGCCGTTCTTCGGCCAACGCGAAGAGCTGAAGTCGCCCGGGCACGAACTGTTCTATGGCGCGCCGGCGCTGATCGTGGTCTGCGCAACGCAGCGTGGCGCGCTGGCCGACGCCGGCTGCACCATGGCCGCCTACTCGATCATGCTCGCCGCGCACAGCATGGGCCTGGGCAGCTGCTGGGTCAGCGCCGCGCTGCCGTGGCTGGAGTCCAGCGATGGCCGCAAGGCGCTCGGCATTCCTCCGGACTACCGGCCGATCGCACCGATCATTCTGGGTGGACCGGCTGGCGCGCCGCTGTCTCCGGGCCGTTTCGAGCCGCGCGTGCACTGGATTCCGCAAGCGGCCGCCCCGGCCTGA
- a CDS encoding bifunctional acetate--CoA ligase family protein/GNAT family N-acetyltransferase gives MTIRNLDSLFDPASVAVIGASSRPGSVGATVWRNLRNGGYAGARYALNPKYRELDGEPVYASVDALPQAPELAVVCTPAATVPGLIAQLGALGTRAAIVISAGLDVAQKQAMLDAARPYLLRVLGPNCIGAFAPQIGHNDSFAPLEARPVEMSLDSQCGALVTAMLDWARARDIGFSHFISLGEQADVDFGDLLDFLASDPKTRAILLYVESIQAPRKFMSAARAAARNKPVIVVKAGRSSAGGRAAASHTGALAGSDIVFDAAIRRAGMLRVDTLQDLFLAAETLAHFRGNLADSLTVLTNGGGAGVMAADAAAALEVPLTELSSDTLRRLDGELPAGWSHGNPVDIIGDAPVARYQAALRVLADDKPGGAVLFVHAPTAIVPSLEIARAMLPLARHQPPWLMGCWLGDTAVVQARTLFREGGIADYATPEVAVRAFAMLRSYRHNQAQLMQTPDGAAPDAVDPDAARAIVAQALAAGRDWLSEPEAKALLSTYAIPVVETRRCEPQPQAAAQAAQAIGFPVALKILSPDITHKSDVGGVALHLENEDAVRSAAASMLERVRAAKPDAHIDGFSVQAMVDQPQSQELIVGASVDSVFGPVILFGEGGTAVELLADRAIGLPPMNRPLARALIERTRVARRLAGYRGRPPADREAIERVLISISQLLADVPQIAELDINPLIADADGVIALDARVRLDARAPAGVSHFAIRPYPQQLVESVRWEGRELLLRPICAEDEAQHLEFLASLDPEDVRLRVFNSRRHIEHSELARLTQIDYERESAFVAVERVDGVERTLGVARALSDPDNIEAEFGIIVRSELKGGGLGLLLMNKLIRTLREQGTQFLVASVLTGNRRMLDLAQDLGFERLPAKPGDDTREIRLALQADATPD, from the coding sequence ATGACGATACGCAATCTCGATTCCCTGTTCGATCCTGCCTCGGTGGCGGTGATCGGCGCCTCGTCGCGGCCCGGCAGCGTGGGCGCCACGGTGTGGCGCAATCTGCGCAACGGCGGCTATGCCGGGGCGCGCTACGCGCTCAATCCGAAATACCGCGAACTTGATGGTGAGCCGGTCTACGCAAGCGTGGACGCCTTGCCGCAGGCGCCGGAGCTGGCGGTGGTGTGTACGCCGGCGGCGACGGTTCCGGGGCTGATCGCGCAACTCGGTGCGCTAGGTACGCGCGCGGCGATCGTGATCAGCGCCGGGCTGGATGTGGCGCAGAAGCAGGCGATGCTGGATGCGGCGCGGCCTTATCTGCTGCGCGTGCTGGGGCCGAACTGCATCGGCGCGTTTGCGCCGCAAATCGGGCACAACGATAGCTTTGCGCCACTGGAAGCTCGACCCGTCGAAATGTCCTTAGACTCCCAATGCGGCGCGCTGGTGACGGCGATGCTGGACTGGGCGCGTGCCCGCGACATCGGCTTTTCGCATTTCATCTCGCTGGGCGAGCAGGCCGACGTTGATTTCGGCGATCTTCTGGACTTCCTCGCCAGCGATCCCAAGACGCGGGCGATCCTGCTGTACGTCGAGTCGATCCAGGCTCCGCGCAAGTTCATGAGCGCGGCGCGCGCGGCCGCGCGCAACAAGCCGGTGATCGTGGTCAAGGCCGGGCGCTCGAGCGCGGGCGGGCGCGCCGCCGCCTCGCATACCGGTGCGCTGGCCGGTTCCGACATCGTGTTCGACGCGGCCATTCGTCGCGCCGGCATGCTGCGGGTGGACACGCTGCAGGATCTGTTCCTGGCGGCCGAGACGTTGGCGCATTTCCGCGGCAACCTCGCCGATTCGCTGACGGTGCTGACCAATGGCGGCGGGGCCGGGGTGATGGCGGCCGACGCGGCAGCGGCGCTGGAGGTGCCGCTGACCGAGCTTTCGTCCGACACGCTGCGGCGGCTGGATGGCGAGTTGCCGGCCGGCTGGTCGCACGGCAATCCAGTGGACATCATCGGTGACGCACCGGTGGCGCGGTATCAGGCGGCGCTGCGCGTGCTGGCCGACGACAAGCCCGGCGGCGCGGTGCTGTTCGTGCACGCGCCGACGGCGATCGTGCCGAGTCTGGAGATCGCGCGCGCCATGCTGCCGCTGGCCCGGCATCAGCCGCCCTGGCTGATGGGCTGCTGGCTGGGCGATACGGCGGTGGTGCAGGCGCGCACGCTGTTTCGCGAGGGCGGCATCGCCGACTATGCGACGCCCGAGGTGGCGGTGCGTGCGTTCGCGATGCTGCGCAGCTATCGCCACAATCAGGCGCAGCTGATGCAGACGCCGGATGGCGCCGCGCCGGACGCCGTGGACCCGGACGCGGCGCGCGCGATCGTCGCGCAGGCGCTCGCGGCCGGCCGTGACTGGCTCAGCGAGCCGGAGGCCAAGGCGCTGCTGTCGACCTACGCCATTCCCGTGGTCGAGACGCGTCGCTGCGAGCCGCAGCCGCAAGCCGCAGCCCAGGCGGCGCAGGCGATCGGATTCCCGGTGGCCCTGAAGATTCTGTCGCCGGACATCACCCACAAATCCGATGTCGGCGGGGTCGCACTGCATCTGGAAAACGAGGATGCGGTGCGCAGCGCGGCGGCGTCGATGCTGGAGCGTGTCCGCGCCGCAAAGCCCGATGCCCATATCGACGGCTTTTCGGTACAGGCCATGGTCGATCAGCCGCAGTCGCAGGAGCTGATCGTTGGCGCCAGCGTCGATTCCGTGTTCGGGCCGGTGATCCTGTTCGGCGAGGGCGGCACCGCCGTGGAATTGCTCGCGGATCGCGCGATCGGGCTGCCGCCGATGAATCGCCCGCTGGCGCGGGCCTTGATCGAACGCACGCGCGTGGCGCGGCGCCTGGCCGGTTACCGTGGCCGGCCGCCGGCCGACCGCGAGGCGATCGAGCGCGTCCTGATCAGCATTTCGCAGCTGCTGGCCGATGTGCCGCAAATCGCCGAACTCGACATCAACCCGCTGATTGCCGACGCCGACGGCGTGATCGCGCTGGATGCGCGCGTGCGGCTCGATGCGCGCGCACCGGCTGGCGTTTCCCACTTCGCGATCCGGCCGTATCCGCAGCAATTGGTCGAATCGGTGCGCTGGGAGGGGCGCGAGTTGCTGTTGCGGCCGATCTGCGCCGAGGACGAGGCCCAGCATTTGGAATTCCTGGCCAGCCTGGACCCCGAGGATGTGCGCCTGCGCGTGTTCAACAGCCGCCGCCATATCGAGCACAGCGAACTGGCGCGGCTGACGCAGATCGACTACGAACGCGAATCCGCCTTTGTTGCTGTGGAACGCGTCGATGGCGTCGAACGGACTCTGGGCGTGGCGCGTGCGCTGAGCGACCCGGACAACATCGAAGCGGAATTCGGAATCATCGTGCGCTCAGAGCTCAAGGGTGGCGGACTGGGCCTGTTGTTGATGAACAAGCTGATCCGGACGCTGCGCGAACAGGGCACGCAATTTCTGGTGGCCAGTGTGCTGACCGGCAACCGGCGCATGCTGGATCTGGCACAGGATCTCGGTTTCGAACGGCTACCGGCCAAGCCCGGCGACGACACCCGCGAGATCCGGCTGGCCTTGCAGGCAGACGCGACGCCGGACTGA
- a CDS encoding ferritin gives MALEQRHEAASDMSPQTRDMHRALSSLIEELEAVDWYQQRADACQNEELKAILQHNGNEEKEHASMLIEWIRRNDPKFSKELKDYLFTERSLAHDAAHTPE, from the coding sequence ATGGCCCTGGAACAACGTCACGAAGCGGCTTCGGACATGAGCCCGCAGACCCGCGACATGCACCGCGCACTGTCGTCCCTGATCGAAGAACTGGAAGCCGTGGACTGGTATCAGCAGCGCGCCGACGCCTGCCAGAACGAAGAACTCAAAGCGATCCTCCAGCACAACGGCAACGAGGAAAAAGAGCACGCCTCGATGCTGATCGAATGGATACGCCGCAACGACCCCAAGTTTTCGAAAGAGCTGAAGGACTACCTCTTCACCGAACGCAGCCTCGCACACGACGCCGCCCATACCCCGGAATAG
- a CDS encoding transposase, whose amino-acid sequence MSRYRRSNQPGGTYFFTVALADRSTALLTEHIEAFRNAYRAAHRKRPFNTVAICVLPDHVHAIWELPPNDADFSTRWSQIKSGFSRQFPASATRSPSKLNKREKGIWQRRFWEHEIRDERDLQRHVDYIHYNPVKHGHVRQLADWPWSSFHRYVARGLLPPDWAAGAEQDVGLVGERW is encoded by the coding sequence ATGTCCCGTTATCGTCGCAGCAATCAGCCCGGCGGAACCTACTTCTTCACCGTCGCCCTGGCGGACCGCTCGACCGCGCTGCTGACCGAACACATCGAAGCCTTCCGCAACGCCTACCGCGCCGCGCATCGCAAACGGCCATTCAACACCGTTGCCATCTGCGTACTTCCCGACCACGTCCACGCGATCTGGGAATTGCCCCCGAACGACGCCGATTTCTCGACGCGATGGAGCCAGATCAAAAGTGGCTTTTCACGCCAGTTCCCCGCATCGGCCACACGCAGCCCCAGCAAGTTGAACAAACGCGAGAAAGGCATCTGGCAGCGGCGGTTCTGGGAACATGAGATACGCGATGAGCGGGACTTGCAGCGGCATGTGGACTACATCCACTACAACCCGGTCAAGCACGGCCATGTCCGTCAACTCGCGGACTGGCCCTGGTCAAGCTTTCACCGATACGTGGCGCGCGGATTGCTGCCGCCGGATTGGGCGGCTGGGGCGGAGCAGGACGTGGGATTGGTGGGCGAGCGGTGGTGA